The genomic region GCGTTGTCGAAATGATCCGCCAGGGCGGCCTGGGACCGGTCCTGCGCCGCGTACCCGCCTCCATCCTCACTCTTCTCATCAGCCGCAAGCTGCGGGTGCTGCGGCGACTTGAGACGCACCGGGTGAAGGTCAGGCCCCTGTCATCGGTGCTCGACGAGCAGGGCATCGACCACATCGACCTGCTCAAGGTCGATGTGGAAGGCGCCGAACTCGAGGTACTCAAAGGCATCGAGGAACGGCATTGGCCGCTGGTCCGCCAGGCCGTCGTCGAGGTGGAGGGCTGGCAGCAGAACCGCGACACAGTCTGCGAGGTCCTCCTCACACACGGCTTCACAGTCAGCACCGAGCAGGACTCGGTGCAGCGGGCCGGCGACATCGGCATGGTGTTCGCGATCAGGCCCTGACCACGCGCAGCACCCGGCACTCAAGGCGGTAAGGGACCGTGGAATCGATCCATTACCGGGCGATCCAGTGGTGCCGGCTCACCGCACGACGTGCGACCCCGACTGACGCATGTCCTGCTCCGCACCGCGGATGACGCGATCAAGGTGACCATCTCCGAGTTCCCCGACATCGCCGTCAGCCCCGACTATCCGGACTCCGACGGCACCGTGATCTCGCAGTCGACCTGTCCACGTCCGGCGTTCGCTCACGCTGTTTGGAACCGCAACCACCACACCGCGGCCGGTCGGCAGGTCGGCAGGATCAGGCGCCCAGCGCCACGCATTCCGACGCGACCCAGCCGTCGCGGCCGTTGATTCGCACGGTCTTCCAGTCATTGGAAGTTCCGCCGCAAGCCGTGTAGGTCTGGCCGTTCACGTCGGCCTCCCCAAGGCTTCCGCAGGGCAGGCGGCCCCCGGCAGCGATGGTCCCCACGACCGAGTAGCTGGTACCGGCTCCACCCCGTACGTTCAGGGTCGTTCCGGACCGGTTGTAGGCATAGCAGCTGACCGCCGTCACGGA from Streptomyces sp. NBC_00878 harbors:
- a CDS encoding FkbM family methyltransferase, with the protein product MTMSAIELHSINRWEASFLREEVDGYFTHGIKCTPGATVLDVGANIGVFSAAVYERLDGDVRIYAFEPMPPLHATLERNAREFFNGRLTALPYGLASRDDELDFSYVPAATIFSSSSRDQGNIEDERRRVTASVVEMIRQGGLGPVLRRVPASILTLLISRKLRVLRRLETHRVKVRPLSSVLDEQGIDHIDLLKVDVEGAELEVLKGIEERHWPLVRQAVVEVEGWQQNRDTVCEVLLTHGFTVSTEQDSVQRAGDIGMVFAIRP
- a CDS encoding SH3 domain-containing protein yields the protein MRLSLKATAVAVAALGAMGAMIGPADAAPATQVEVAQKASVTAVSCYAYNRSGTTLNVRGGAGTSYSVVGTIAAGGRLPCGSLGEADVNGQTYTACGGTSNDWKTVRINGRDGWVASECVALGA